The Synechocystis sp. PCC 7509 genome includes a window with the following:
- a CDS encoding urease accessory protein UreF, with amino-acid sequence MSIGDRSQVLSLLQLVSPALPVGAYSYSEGLETLVESKTIINNHTLQHWLEQELSYGAIRLEAAIMVRAYQTTLENDIAALSYWNTWLSAARETSELRASSWQMGQSLMRLLFAIKPQQAQSFCIEGECNYAIALGIFASLEQINLQSLILGYLHSWATNLITAGVKLIPLGQTAGQILLHELHANISDAATEIMSLEDDELSSCSWGLSLASMAHETQYTRLFRS; translated from the coding sequence ATGTCCATTGGCGATCGCAGTCAGGTTTTAAGCTTGTTACAGCTAGTTAGTCCCGCTTTACCCGTAGGCGCTTATAGCTATTCGGAAGGATTAGAGACACTGGTAGAATCAAAAACAATTATTAATAACCATACCCTCCAGCATTGGTTAGAACAAGAATTGAGTTATGGTGCAATTCGTCTTGAAGCGGCGATAATGGTACGGGCTTACCAAACGACCTTAGAGAACGATATAGCAGCCTTAAGTTACTGGAATACATGGCTATCCGCCGCGAGAGAAACAAGCGAATTACGGGCTTCTAGCTGGCAAATGGGACAAAGTTTGATGCGATTGCTATTCGCAATTAAACCCCAACAAGCGCAAAGTTTTTGTATAGAAGGTGAATGTAATTATGCGATCGCTTTGGGAATTTTTGCATCCTTGGAGCAAATAAACCTTCAATCGCTAATTCTTGGCTATTTGCACAGTTGGGCGACTAATTTAATTACTGCGGGGGTAAAATTAATTCCTTTAGGACAAACTGCCGGACAAATTTTATTACACGAGTTACACGCTAATATTAGCGATGCTGCTACAGAAATAATGAGTTTAGAAGATGATGAGCTTAGTAGTTGCTCTTGGGGGTTATCGCTAGCAAGTATGGCGCACGAAACCCAATATACTCGCTTGTTTCGCAGTTAA